The Actinomycetes bacterium DNA segment TCGTCCCAGCGGCCGGTGCTGTAGGCGGCCACCCCGGCCGCGTAGGCGGCCGCGAAGGGATCGGTCGCCGGCCCACCGGCAGGCTCGACGGGCGCCATCCCCCGGGCCGCCTGGCCGCCGTCCGCCGCCTTGGCAGACGCTGCCCTGGCAGAGGCCGCCCTGGCAGACGCCTCGCCGACGGGCCCGGCGTCGGCGGACGCCTCGCCGACGGGCCCTGCCGCGGCGGGCACGTCAGCGGGTGGCTTGGCAGGGGGCGCCACCCTGCCGGGCAGCTCGCCGGAGACGGCCCTGATCGCCCGGGCCATCGCCTCCGCGTCCTGGTAACGCTCGCCGGGGTCCTTGGCCAGAGCCTTCAGGAGCACGCGCTCGACCTCGACCGGCAGCTCGGGGTTGAGCGTCCGGGGCGGAGGCGGCGGCTCGTAGGCCTGCTTCATGAGCGCCGCAGCCGGGGTGTCGGCCTCGAACGGCACCCGACCGGTCAGCATCTCGTAGAGCACCAGCCCAGCGGCGTACAGGTCGGTACGCGGATCGACGGGAAGTCCGAAGGCCTGCTCGGGCGCCATGTAGACAGGGGTACCGACCACCAGGCCGGTCTGGGTGAGCCCGGCCCCGCCGCCGAGCAGGAGCTTGGCGATCCCGAAGTCAGCCAGCATCGGCCAGTTCGGGGTGGGCAGCAGCACGTTGGCCGGCTTGACGTCGCGATGCACCAGCCCTCGTTCGTGGGCATACCCCAGGCCGGCGAGCAGCAACGCGGCCAGCTCAAGGGCACGGCCCAGGGGGATGGGAGTGCCGACCTCGTCGGCAAGGCTGTGGCCGTCGTCGACGTAGGCGACCACCAGGTAGACCTGGCCATCGGCCTCGCCGTAGTCGTGGATCGGCACGATGTTGGGGTGCTGGAGCCGCGCGATCGAGCGGGCCTCGAGCCGGAAGCGCGACACGAAGGTCGGGTCGCCCGGGTGGGTGAGCACCTTGACCGCCACCCAGCGCTCCAGCGAGGGCTGGAACGCCTTGTAGACGGTTGCCATGCCTCCCCGCCGGATCATCTGGCGGAGCTGGTACTGGCCGAGCTCACGGCCGACGAGGTCGCTCATGGTTGCCCCTCCCAGGAGCCCGACCTCGGTCGACCCCCCGAAACCGTTCCCCACTGCTTGCATTGGATACCCCGCCTAGTATCGCTCAGCCCCTGTCCCTGGTCAGCTGCTCAGGTGCCGACCGGGAGCCTGAGGAGCGGCTGCACCTGTCGAGGTGCAGCCGCTCCGGTCCAGCATCGTGGGTGGATCGTCCTAGCCGCGGTACTCGCCGCAGAGGATGTCCTCCTGGGCCTCCCGGATGTCCTCCTGAGCCTCGCGCAGGTCCTCGGCCCGCTTGCGGGCCGCCCTCTGGGCCGGGGTCTCCCTGGCCTCGCGCAGCTCCTCCTGAGCCTCGCGCAGGTCCTCGGCCCGCTTGCGGGCCAGCTTCTGCGTCGGGGTCTCCTGGGCCTCGCGCAGCTCCTCCTGAGCCTCGCGCAGGTCCTTGGCCCGCTCGCGGGCATCCCTGGCAGCGCACCGGGCCGGCCTGTTGGTCGAGTTCGTAACAGCTGCCGAGTTGCCCGCCGCCTTCGTTGCCGGCTTGGTGGTCGCCGGGACCTCGGTCTCGATCGTGGTTGGGACCTCCTGGCCGGCGAGCACCACCGGCTGGCCCGAAGGCGTGGAGTTGCCAGTCTGCGACATGGCGACCGCGCCGGCGGCCACGACGAAGACCGCTGCGAGACCCACGGCCACCGTGGACTTCCGGATCGCGCCGAACCGCGACTGCTTCGCGACCGGACGCTGCTGCCCGAGCACCGGGTGCTCCCGCGTGGGCTGCTCGTTCCTCGTAGGCTCCTCGTTCATGACCCTCTCCCTCCTGGCTCTCCACCGAGCCGCTGTCGATCTCTTTCGATCAACGCCAGGGTGGCTCAGGCACCACGGTGTGACTAGAAACCTCAGGGGTCACAAGGGACGCCCCGAGGTGTGGAATCAGCCCACCCTAGGGTGAGTCGGCGCACGGCCGCGCTGATACGCCCACGCCCACGCCACAGGACCGGTCCGCAAGGGAGGACGCCCGCCCGGGTGCTACGCTCATCGTGGTCCTGCTCATAAGCGCCGCGCTCGTGTGAGCTGGGCCGCCACGCCCGACCCACCCGTCGGGCGGCCACGCGGGTGTAGCTCAATGGCAGAGCTCGAGCCTTCCAAGCTCGTGACGCGGGTTCGATTCCCGTCACCCGCTCCCCTATCCGCCCAGCTCAGACCCTTGCTGCCGAGTCTCTCCGACCGCTGGGGCATCGATCGCGCCCTCTACATGCCCTAGACGGTCGCCTGGCCCGGCCGGGTTCGCC contains these protein-coding regions:
- a CDS encoding serine/threonine-protein kinase: MSDLVGRELGQYQLRQMIRRGGMATVYKAFQPSLERWVAVKVLTHPGDPTFVSRFRLEARSIARLQHPNIVPIHDYGEADGQVYLVVAYVDDGHSLADEVGTPIPLGRALELAALLLAGLGYAHERGLVHRDVKPANVLLPTPNWPMLADFGIAKLLLGGGAGLTQTGLVVGTPVYMAPEQAFGLPVDPRTDLYAAGLVLYEMLTGRVPFEADTPAAALMKQAYEPPPPPRTLNPELPVEVERVLLKALAKDPGERYQDAEAMARAIRAVSGELPGRVAPPAKPPADVPAAAGPVGEASADAGPVGEASARAASARAASAKAADGGQAARGMAPVEPAGGPATDPFAAAYAAGVAAYSTGRWDEAIERLTPLAEADPDYEDVEELLESALATRDRELRSRPRQVPASDGQGGAAGGAAAGARPSGAPAGAAGAAGAAGAAGAAGAAGAAGMGAGAAGVVAGAAAAGGPGSSTPAGAARMPSSLAEPVRAVPPVETRQAAGPPVGPRQAAAAPPVGGSPSGAPVTPPPSGLQAPAETRSPG